The region CATGCCCCGCTCTCCTGCCAGAGGGCCAGGCCACTGGCAAAGGACAGCTTGTCCCTCAGAAAGGACCAGGTCTCCCACCTTTCAGGCCTGGTGCCCTCAACCCCAATCCACGGGAGAGTGTGAGGCCCCCAGTCACTTCCACTGCCGACCACTGCACCTCCGCGCCACCAACGACTCTGCCATTCACCCCCACTCACCCCAACTCCTTCTTACCCATGGACCCTTGGGATGGGAGGCAGACCAATCAAGACaacatctttcatttttttccatttttttttattaatcaaaTGATACAAAACAACCATCATCCTGTAAATGCCCAAGCGCCCAGCTGGTTCTCTCACCCCCCAAAGTCACCATCCTCAGCCTCTCCCTgagcctgctctctctctcttcccctgcccTAAGCCAGGGAGACAGGGTCCTGAGAAGAGGCTGAGGCAGAACTGAGGACAGGGAGGGAAAGCACTGGACAGTTTGGGTTGGGGAAGAGATTAGGAGGGGTAGTTTCATAGAGACCCTTCTTAGTACCAAATGTCCATCCCTATTGCCACACCCTCCAAATCATTTCCCACAGCTCggctcctctctgcccttccccaCTACTAAATGACGTGGCCCTTGCACCATCCTCAACCCTCCAGCAGCCTTCCACATATGTCCCTGGCCCCAGCGGCTCCCCGAGCCTCCCCTTGGGGGGGACCCCTGGACCCATACGCCCCACAGGGATGAAGTACACAGAGGTCCCAGAAGGGCCATTATGAACCTGAACCCTGCAGAGGTGGAGCAGGTGGGGCTGGGGAATAGTGTGAGGGTGGTGGAGAGAGGTGCTTAAGGTGCCCTTTCCCCAGCATCCCACCCGACCCATCCAGAATTCCAGGGGAAGGCTTTCAGCTCCCCTGGACAGTGTTCTCCAGCTTCACACTCTTGGCTGCTTCTCCAATCAGCTCCCAGAAGCTCCCGAACTCCAGTTTAGAGTCGTTACAGTTGCCCAAGTTGGAGATTTTCTCTTCCAGCCCACAGTTGTTCTGCAAGGAGGGAAGACACCACAGCTCAGACAGGCAGTACCTTCCaatcttcccaccccaccctgcccagggGCAGGAAGCAGGACCTGAGCCTGCCTGGCATTGACAGGGGAAGGGCTAGGGGTTGCCAGTGCCAGGGGCTGTGGCAGCGTGGGTGGGGTCTTGGAGCACTTGCTTGGGAAGTCAGGGTACTGCCTGGGGCAGGGTTCACTCTCTCAGTACCGGCATGAGGTGGGGCAGCTGCTGGGTGACCAGGTCCCGGAGCTCGGAGGGAGTCAGcgtctccttcccaccctccacCGAATACTGGTGGAAATTCTTGATCAGGGTCTCAATGGCCTTCTCCACATCACTGAGTTCCTGGGCATCCTGGGGCCAAGGGACATCACCCATGTTAGGGAGGCCTCCCCCACCCTACGACAGCCTGCTGCCCCAGGAGCCGGACAGAGCCCACAGAGCAAGACAGCTGACGGGCCCACGGGCCCTTGCCCACCCCAAAGCCCAGCATCCAGCACCCTTTGCCCCCACTGTCCTCTGCCCTGAGCCATGGGTTGGGCAaggcttcctccccacctcctccccagcctccaggcagGGCAGGCCCTAGCATGAGGCCCAAGCATCCTCTTCAGGGGGGCCCATCTTCATCACCCTGTGTGGGCACCAGAGAGGAGGTTCAGGTCTCACAGGCAGGGTCTGGAGTGCAGAGCAAGGCCAAGGCGAGGGGACAGAAGTCAGCGGGGGACACAGACCCTCAGGGTGAAGGAGAGGAGCGGGAATAGAAAGGTCAGGAATGAATGGGCCCACCTCAGCGTTGGCTGACCGACACTGTCCCATGATGCTCAATGCGCTTGGTCCTGTGGTGAGAGTTTTGTTGTCCTACAGCTGGCCCCAGAGGAGCTGATGGCTCATGATCTGCTCAGAGGAGAGGGGCGGCTGAGCTAAGGGGAAAACTCAGCATTTCTTGCTCAACTATCCCCTTTGGCTGCACCCCAGATATTCTGTGCCTCACCCAGGGGGTCAGAGCCAACACCGCATAAGCCCTTCCCTGCCCAGGCTCCAGGAGCGAAGGTCACAGCCCCTAGGCCTACTATCTAGAGGCCTCTCCTtagccccccacccctgctctgtatacacacacacacacacacacacacacacacacagcccagcccagcctccagGGCCTGGTCCCCCAGACCTTCCCCAACCAGACTAAGCTAGGATAAGCTAAGCATGCCCTCTGAACCTGGTTCAGTCCGTTTGGGTGAAAAGCCCTGGGTCTCCTTACCCG is a window of Ovis aries strain OAR_USU_Benz2616 breed Rambouillet chromosome 1, ARS-UI_Ramb_v3.0, whole genome shotgun sequence DNA encoding:
- the S100A14 gene encoding protein S100-A14; translated protein: MGQCRSANAEDAQELSDVEKAIETLIKNFHQYSVEGGKETLTPSELRDLVTQQLPHLMPNNCGLEEKISNLGNCNDSKLEFGSFWELIGEAAKSVKLENTVQGS